The DNA window ACTACTTCTAGAGCAAGTTGCTCTTTCCTGTGCACTCGCTTGCACAGTTTCATAAGTTAAAAGGCTGTGCTTGCTCGTGCGAGATCGTGCATACAAAATCAGAAAATGCTCCAATGCCTGGTCCCAAAGAGTTTCCGAGTTGGTTTCTGTGGCTGCTCGATCGCGGCCCGCTGGCACTGATCGCGATCTTCGTCACTCCTGTTCTGATCCTGCTGCTGCTGGGTCTGTTCCTGGATGCCAGAATCGCCAACCTCGATCATCAGCAAGAGTTTCGACTTCCGAGCAGCTACACACCACCGGACGCTGAGCAATACCCGGTGACTGATGACTTCGACGGAATGGATTCTCAGTGGGTTTACGTTCCTTCTTACTCGCACGTCTATTACGAAGGAGGCTCCCCTTTCCTCCTGGAAACGACTCTGAGCATTCGCAACATCGATCCGAATCGCCCGATCGCTATCGAGACAGTCGACTACTTCAATACCGACGGGAAACATCTCAAGACGTTTCTGAAGAAAACGATTGAGTTGAAACCTCTCCAGACGGTTGAGTTTCTGGTTGAGCGACGCCACAGCTCGGGCGGCTCCGGAGCAAACTTTCTCGTTGAATGGGTCGGGACGTCCTCAGTTGACCCGCCATTGATCGAAGCCATCATGGTCGGAACAGCCGGAGCGAATGCAATTTCTCTCTCAAGGTCCGGAGTCAGCATTTCAACACCAGACTCGATGCCGGGCGAAGCTGATTGAAGTCGATGAATCGAGATTGAATGACGTGAGTCCATCAAACTGTTCTCATTGTCGCAGCACCCTCAACCAGTCGACTTAGACCATTTTCAGATTTGGTTTGCACTGACTCGCGCGAGCAAACTCAGCTTTCGAATGAGTGAGACCTCGCAAGAGAGTGCACTGGAAAGAGCCACTTGCTCTAGAACTGCAGCTGCAATGCAAACTCCAGACGAAATGTTAGCGACCGTCATTCTCTTATGGGCTGTTATCGACCCCATTGGAACGGTCCCCGTTTTCGTGAGCGCAACTCGGAATCGGACCGCTGAAGAAAAGAAAGAGATTGCCAGATACGCAGCGACCATCGCTGGGATGATTCTGTTGTTCTTTGCTGCCGTCGGCGAGGTCATGTTGGACGGAATGGGAGTTCCTCTTCCGGCGTTTCAGATCGCTGGGGGATTGGTGCTCTTCCTGTTCGCGATGACGATGATCTTCGGCGAAGGAAAACCCGGAAGCGAATTGAAGTCGATGGAATCAACGCACGAAACCGCCGTGTTCCCATTGGCGACCCCGTCGATTGCGTCACCAGGAGCAATGATGGCTGTCGTGCTCCTGACTGAGAACGGACGACACTCGGTCACGCATCAGATTGTGACAGCTGGATTGATGCTCGGCGTAATCTGTATTACCTACCTGCTCATGCGGGCATCGACACTCATCTCCAACATCATCGGGCTGGGCGGTGCAAGTGTGATCAGCCGGGTGATGGGATTGGTCCTCTCGTCGATTGCCGTGGCGAACGTTCTCGAAGGGATCAGTGAATACTTCAATCTGTCAACGACGAAGATTCCGTAAGAGACGATCACAGAGTCGTCGGGTTCTGCTGGGGAACGACGACAGTCGGAGCGACAGGAAACGTAGATCGATTTTCGCGCCACCATTCTTTCCAACGGATGAACGCGGGCTCCCAAACATCCCGTTCTCGATTCCAATCTTCAATGGGAATTCCCATCGTCTCCTCAGTCAGCCGAAGCAGCCCACGGGCAGACTCCATACGAACAATTCCATCATCGTCGTCCAAAGTTTGAATCAGATCCGGCACCATCCAGATTGGGGCGGTGTCGGCAATAATCCTGATCGCCAACTGTCGCTGTGCGGATTCATTCACCGATTCGTCAGAGCTGACGAATCGCATCAACGGCAGTGCTGCAAATTCGCCGAGGTTTCTCAAATCACGTTCAAACATCGACGAGAGTTTCGTCCGCCCGATCTGAGCGAGCAAGGCATCGACGCGTTTCGTTAACTCAGGATTGCCATGCCCAGCGAGTGTCAACAGTGGCTGCATCCAGCGTTCTTCAGAAAGAATGTCCTGACTCGATTCCCGCACGTTGACCTCTCCATCGGCCAGTGTGAAAAATGTTCCCGGGAGCAGAGTCCGGTCGACACCGTTCAAACAGACATCGACTGATCCGAGAGCGGCAGCGACTTGAAGAGACTGATCGGGAGCACACGAAGCGAGACTTTCAGCGTTGGAATGGCACATTAATCGCCAATTCAAATCGTCTTTCTCCGGTGTCGTTTCGCCGCCAGCAGTCTTTACTTTCAAGGGAGTATCGGTTGATGCTCGAAACCATACCTGCCCACGCACAAGTTCAACTTCGTCGCCGGAGTGCACCTTAATTTCACTCGACTCATTGAGTCGGACGCGGCTTCCCGTCGTCGTTTCAAGTTCACAAAGAACGCCTTCTTCCGTTCGAACCGATCCAGAGGTGGGGCAACCGAACGTGGGAAGTGAAACCATTTCGATCTCACTCCAGGGTTCGTTTTCCTTCGCTCGAATCGAGACCTTGCCAGTGGCATGAATCAGGTGAGCGGCAGTGTCGCTTTCGGTGATTGGCCATTCGTTTGCAAATTCCAACCCAACGTCCGAGGGAGGCTCCTCAGCAGGACTCTCCACCTGCTGTTCAGCGACGATCGGTTCCGGGTCGTTAAGAGGTCGCAGCCACAAAACGGCGAGGACAAATCCAATCAACGCAGAAGCTGCGCAACTGAGCACGGTGTTCCACTTGAACCGAGCCGAATCGAGTGACTGGTTCGATCGCGGAAAACTGCTCGCACTTTTCGTTACATCTCTTTGTGAAATCTCGAAGAGAACTCGATCAGCGATTGAGAGAGATCGATCAAGATTCTCAGAACCGAGCTTGAGGAGGTCCAGATGAACCGATCGCACCTGTTGAGCGAAGGCGCGACAGGTCTGGCACTCCGCGAGGTGCTGCAGAACGATGTCGCCATCCGGGTCAGCCGAGAAGTGATCGGGACTTTCACAGATTCGTTGTTGAATCGATTCGCAACGCATATCCTCCCCCCTACTCTTTCAACTCAACGAGGCTGGCAAGCTGACAGGCCAGTTGGTGACGCGCTTTCGTCAGTCGCGTGTTGACAGTTGCCCGTGAGACTCCCACAAGTGCTGCGATTTCTTCGTATGTCATTTCGTCGTAATAGAAGAGCATGAGTGGTTCCCGGAGATCCTCTGGAAGTTGATCAATCGCCTCTTCCAGGCGCTCACGTTGCTCTTCGTCTTCTGCCTGAATCTGGGGAGAGTTATTGCTGCCGCCAACCGATCGGCCTCGACTCAGCCCATTGGCCTGAATTCCGTTGATGGCGCGTCTCTTGGCTGCGGTGGACCTTTGCCAATCTGTACAAACATGGCTTGCGATTGAGCGAAGCCAACTCCCAAATTTCTCGGGATGTGCCAGCCGACCGAGATCGGCAAATCCGCGAATGAGTGTCTCTTGTGCTAAATCTTCTGCGACGTGGTGATGGCCGATTTTCGCGCGGCAGATGGCAAGAATGCGGGGAGCCCATCTGCGCACAAGTTGATCTCTCGCGAGGGATTCCCCGTGGCGAGTTCGATGAACCAACTCTGCATCGGTCATCCGTCGCTCCTGACCACTCCTTGACAATTTCCTTCTCTCCAACAAGTCGAGTGAGACTCTCGATGAGGATGGAGAAAAATCAGCATTCAAATGATTTTTCTCGAAATTCTCAGATTCCGCCAGTCGCTGGCTCTCCCGGATTCGACCAAAAGGTGTCTGAACTCTCAGTCCGAACCGGAGACAATCACATGAAATGTTTGTTCCTCTTGCCTTCCCTCGTTGGTGCTCTCATCTGTTGTACGTTCGCGATCAATCTGACTGCGAACTCAAAGCAGGTCGATTCATCAGATCTTTCAAATTCTGATACCGAGACGACGAATGGCCAACTCGCTGATTCCCCACTGATTGTTCATGAATGGGGAACATTCACCAGCTTCTCGGGATCTGACGGAATTCATCTCGCTTTCCGGCCGCTCGTCGAGAACGATCTCCCGCATTTCGTTTCAACGATCCGACCGACGTGGTCGCGACTCTTCTCGAAGCAATCGATTCGTGCCATCCAACGCATGGAGACACCGATCACATACTTCTACACGGATGTTGAACGTGACGTGGAAGTCAACGTCGAGTTTCCGGAAGGTCTTTTGACGGAGTATTTTCCGCCTGTTCGTGCTGTGCTTCCAGAGATGAAAAGTTTCGCTCCGACTCCGTTTCAACAGGGAATCGATCCTAAGATCCCGCTCGAAAATGGAAAACTCGACTGGGGAACGATCCATCTGATTCCTCCTCAGTCGTTGCGACCAGTGCTCAATGACGAAGAGCTATCTCGCCGCATTGGACACGGCGTCGAGAAACTGCTCATGGAACCGGAACAGAGATATCCGCACTACTTCGCAGCCCGAAACACCGATTCTGCAATCGTCCAAGTTCGAACGGGGGAAGCGCCGAACTCCATCGACTATTTCGAGAAATTTCTCTTCTACCGCGGCGTCGGCAACTTTGATCTTCCCATTTCTGCAAAGGAAGCGACCGACGGAACGTTCACATTGTCGAACACCGGCGATGAAGAAATCCGATCCATTTTTCTGATCGAAGTCAAAAATGAAGCCGTGCGATTTCGCAAGTTCGACCGCGTCGAGGCACAAAGCAACATCACTCTCGAACACGCTTCTGATTGGAGTGACATTGAACCGCTCGCCACTGAAATGACCTCTGCTCTCGTTGAGGAAGGGCTCTATGAGAAAGAAGCACGGTCGATGGTCGAGTGCTGGAAATCGTCATGGTTCGGAGAAGAAGGAACGCGTGTGCTGTATATGGTTCCCACACACATCACCGAGACTCTGCTCCCACTAAATGTCACACCGCAGCCCGACGAAGTCGTGCGAGTGCTGGTGGGACGAATGGAGATTATGCCGAAAGAAACGGAACAGCGAGTCCTCGATCTCGTGACAAAAAGTGCGGAAGCACGGACACAAGCAACCCAGAACAAAACTGAGTTCAAGAGCCCTGCACTCAAATCCCTCCTCAGCATGGGCCGTCTCGCTGAACCCGCTCTCAGCCGGATTCGTGTCTTGTCAACGGACCAGTCGATCCAAACAGAAGCCAATCAACTGATTCGGGAGCTCAAAGCTTCGACCGATCAACACGTTTCGAACGTCGAAATCCCTTGGCAAAACTTGCCCAACCTCTCCGAGGTTGCTATCTGGTCGAGTAATTAATGCATTTTCAATGCGATGAGTGACTGACAGAAGCCATTTGATTTGAAACGTCTCACTTTGAGATTGATTGTTGAAACGAACAAGTTTCTGGAGTTATTCTCGATGGTATGAAAACAGGTGAACATGCTTCGCAACGCGGTGCCACTGTCTGTGCTGTCTGCCGAACTCCGCTGCCTTTAAGTTCCCGAGGGTTACACCCAGTGTGCTCCTCGGGAACTTGTCGTCGTACATATCACGCGAAACTGGCACGTGGCGAAGCTCAATGCGATCGATGTCAAGCTTTCCTGACGACGTCTGAAAAAGTTTCCGGTCGCCAATGTCGGAGAACAAGCTGCCGAAACGAATCGCGTGATCTCCAACGCATCGAATCACACGAAGCTTATCGTGAAGATCTCAAAGAGAAGATCCGTGCTCTCTCAGTGGTGGACGCTGAACGACACGGAATCGATCTGCCCATTCTCCATGAGCCAGCGATCGTCCCCTCTCAAGGACGAATGCTTACTCCACTTCCAAGTGAGCGACGAGAAGCATTTCTCGAAGGACTCACTTCGCTCGTCAATGAAAACTTCGAAAAGTATCCAGATCCCGAGACCGATCCGCCTGAAGAAGACTTTGGTGAGTCGTTAGACGAGTCAGAAGCCAAGATCGTCGGCCAAGCTTGTGCGACCTGCCAGGGGTGGTGCTGTCAGGGAGGGGGAAATTCTCTCGCGTACTTGGACCATCCGGTAATTTTGCGAATGAGAGCACAACATCCGCACTTCACTCCTGATCAGATTGTTGAGACCTACGCCAACCATCTTGGAAGCGTGACGTATGCAGGTTCATGCTTTTTTCATGGCGAAAATGGCTGCTTCCTTCCTCCGGAAATGCGGGCTGCGATCTGTCATCGCTATCTCTGTTCTGACCTCACTCAACTTCAGGTCCAAGTGAAAGCCTTTCCCGAGACGGTTGGGTACGTCGCAGCAGTTCATTCATCTCAGATTCAGCGAATTTCCCCGCTTGAACTCTCTTCTAACGAGGCTTCGTAAAGCGAATTCAATCAATTCTGCTTGAGTTACATGAATCGTTTTAGATGAAGTTCGCTGTGTTTGATTAAAGAACGATTTATTCGTTGATCCTGCCGACTTCCCGCTCACCATCACGCATCTCTTCCTGAAAGAGAACAGCCATACCACGAAGCTTGCGGATGATCTCCGGATTCCGAACAGGCTTCGACTCCGAAGGGTCAGATTCCAAGTTGAAGAGTTCTAAGCTTGGGTTGAGGACGAGTTTCCATTGCTTCCATCGAACAGCGGCCAACGCTCCTTGACTTCCGTGGTAGAAGAAAGCGTTCTGATACTCTTCACGAGTGACGAGGTCGCTCCATTCATCGCCGGGATTCCAGGGTCGGCGTTCCAGAATCTTTCCGTTCAGAGAGTCAGCAATTATCGGATCGTCGAGCCCGGTCGCTTTCCCGGTCAAAAGAGCAGAGAGATCTCGCCCGTCGATGACGCGGTCCTCTGGAACGGAAATTCCTGCGAACGAACCGAGTGTGGGATACCAATCCATGGCATGGACGATCTCGCGGCAGACTTCGCCTTGCTCGATTCCCAAGCCGGGTCCCCACACGATTGCTGGCACCCGAATTCCAGCTTCGAACGTCGTCAGTTTTCTGCCGATGAGCGGTTGTTGCGGATTTCTTCCAGGTCCCCGTCCGTTATCGGACAGATAAACGACGATCGTCTGTTGATCGAGCTCTAATTCTTTGAGCGTGTTCACCAGTCGCCCAACATGAAAATCGAGTTCTTGAATGGCATCACCATACTCTCCGAAGTCAGATGACCCTCGAAATTCCGGGCTGACTCCCAAAGGATTATGTAACATCGTATGCGGCAGATATACGAAGAACGGCTTGTTCTTGTTCTCTGTAATAAACCGAATACATTCATCGGTATAAACCTTTGTGAGTTCATTCGGATCAGCTGGCCGTTTGACGACCTCACTTCCTCGCAAGACAGGAACGCCTCCGCTTTGCTCGAAATAACGAGTTTCAACTGGATCGAGATTGTGAAGCAAACCGAAGTACTCATCAAATCCCTGATTCATCGGTAGAAACGGCTCATGAAACCCGAGATGCCACTTCCCGATACAGCTCGTTGCATAGCCGTTTTCCGAGAAGAGTTCCGCCAGTGTCAGTTCGCTGGGGTTAAGTCCCACACGGGAATCAGCCCGTTGAACCCAGGTCTCAAGACCAACACGTCGGGGGTAACACCCCGTCAGCAAACCAGCTCGAGATGGGCTGCAAATTGGAGCGGCAGCGTAGTAGTCAGTGAAGCGAATTCCTTCGGCGGCGATGCGATCAATTACTGGCGTGTGGAATTCTGTCGCACCATAACATCCGAGATCGTAGTAGCCCTGATCGTCGATCAGCATCAGAATCACATTCGGCGGTCGCTGATCCCCGCTCGCATGCAGTGAAAAGACGTGAAAGAAAAGCACTAGGTAGAAAGGAATGATCGAATGCACGTTTACCATTTAAGAAAGCCTTTTCTCTCTCAGCGATGTCTCTCGACAATCACAAGACTCTGACACTCACCCTGAAGCCGCTTCGCAAAAAATGAGAGAGCAACTGACGATCTCCCACAGAAGACGAGCAGTCACTCAATAGCTGTCTTCTTGATTCGATGCCGAGGAAGGCTGCTCACCTTGAGTCTCGCAGAAGCGTTTGAGGCGGTCCAACTCTTGTTGAGTTGCCTTGCAACTCGAAGTTTTCATGAGCCAGCCGAACATAAAGAAGAACACTTTCAAGAAACCCTTGGGCGTGACGGTTGAGAGTTGGGTGACTCGTGTCTTCGCTCCGAGATATTCAAACCGATACTCTGCGTCGATATCGAAGAGTTCTCCGGTGAGATGAATCGCGTGAAATTTCGGAGGATCATAGGCGGTGACCTCTCCCAAAAACTCCATTCGATTTCCGCCTTCTGCGGTTACCGTTCGAAACGTCGATCCAATGACGTCGGGAGTTTCGTCGATGACTTCATCTTCGACAACAACTCGACTCCATTCCGGGACGTGATCGATTGTTAGAAAAAAGACATCTTCTATCGATCGCTGAATCTCTACGCTGGCCTCCGTTTGCATCGACCTGCCTTCCCAACAAATGCCTGAAAAGTTCACCACTTTCGAGTCTAGTCATTGATTGCATTCAGTGACAGCTTGCTGAATCTGGAACGGATTGTGAAGCAAACTCCGGGCGCTGGACTTTTCTCGAAAAACTGCCAAGACAGCTGTCAGGTTTCGAATTGGTGCTCGTATTGAAGGTGAGAAGAGCAAGCTGGCTGTTGCAGAAGTCAGA is part of the Thalassoglobus sp. JC818 genome and encodes:
- a CDS encoding SRPBCC family protein — translated: MQTEASVEIQRSIEDVFFLTIDHVPEWSRVVVEDEVIDETPDVIGSTFRTVTAEGGNRMEFLGEVTAYDPPKFHAIHLTGELFDIDAEYRFEYLGAKTRVTQLSTVTPKGFLKVFFFMFGWLMKTSSCKATQQELDRLKRFCETQGEQPSSASNQEDSY
- a CDS encoding sigma-70 family RNA polymerase sigma factor, which encodes MTDAELVHRTRHGESLARDQLVRRWAPRILAICRAKIGHHHVAEDLAQETLIRGFADLGRLAHPEKFGSWLRSIASHVCTDWQRSTAAKRRAINGIQANGLSRGRSVGGSNNSPQIQAEDEEQRERLEEAIDQLPEDLREPLMLFYYDEMTYEEIAALVGVSRATVNTRLTKARHQLACQLASLVELKE
- a CDS encoding FecR domain-containing protein, whose translation is MRCESIQQRICESPDHFSADPDGDIVLQHLAECQTCRAFAQQVRSVHLDLLKLGSENLDRSLSIADRVLFEISQRDVTKSASSFPRSNQSLDSARFKWNTVLSCAASALIGFVLAVLWLRPLNDPEPIVAEQQVESPAEEPPSDVGLEFANEWPITESDTAAHLIHATGKVSIRAKENEPWSEIEMVSLPTFGCPTSGSVRTEEGVLCELETTTGSRVRLNESSEIKVHSGDEVELVRGQVWFRASTDTPLKVKTAGGETTPEKDDLNWRLMCHSNAESLASCAPDQSLQVAAALGSVDVCLNGVDRTLLPGTFFTLADGEVNVRESSQDILSEERWMQPLLTLAGHGNPELTKRVDALLAQIGRTKLSSMFERDLRNLGEFAALPLMRFVSSDESVNESAQRQLAIRIIADTAPIWMVPDLIQTLDDDDGIVRMESARGLLRLTEETMGIPIEDWNRERDVWEPAFIRWKEWWRENRSTFPVAPTVVVPQQNPTTL
- a CDS encoding MarC family protein — translated: MQTPDEMLATVILLWAVIDPIGTVPVFVSATRNRTAEEKKEIARYAATIAGMILLFFAAVGEVMLDGMGVPLPAFQIAGGLVLFLFAMTMIFGEGKPGSELKSMESTHETAVFPLATPSIASPGAMMAVVLLTENGRHSVTHQIVTAGLMLGVICITYLLMRASTLISNIIGLGGASVISRVMGLVLSSIAVANVLEGISEYFNLSTTKIP
- a CDS encoding sulfatase — translated: MVNVHSIIPFYLVLFFHVFSLHASGDQRPPNVILMLIDDQGYYDLGCYGATEFHTPVIDRIAAEGIRFTDYYAAAPICSPSRAGLLTGCYPRRVGLETWVQRADSRVGLNPSELTLAELFSENGYATSCIGKWHLGFHEPFLPMNQGFDEYFGLLHNLDPVETRYFEQSGGVPVLRGSEVVKRPADPNELTKVYTDECIRFITENKNKPFFVYLPHTMLHNPLGVSPEFRGSSDFGEYGDAIQELDFHVGRLVNTLKELELDQQTIVVYLSDNGRGPGRNPQQPLIGRKLTTFEAGIRVPAIVWGPGLGIEQGEVCREIVHAMDWYPTLGSFAGISVPEDRVIDGRDLSALLTGKATGLDDPIIADSLNGKILERRPWNPGDEWSDLVTREEYQNAFFYHGSQGALAAVRWKQWKLVLNPSLELFNLESDPSESKPVRNPEIIRKLRGMAVLFQEEMRDGEREVGRINE
- a CDS encoding DUF3124 domain-containing protein; protein product: MPGPKEFPSWFLWLLDRGPLALIAIFVTPVLILLLLGLFLDARIANLDHQQEFRLPSSYTPPDAEQYPVTDDFDGMDSQWVYVPSYSHVYYEGGSPFLLETTLSIRNIDPNRPIAIETVDYFNTDGKHLKTFLKKTIELKPLQTVEFLVERRHSSGGSGANFLVEWVGTSSVDPPLIEAIMVGTAGANAISLSRSGVSISTPDSMPGEAD